The following are from one region of the Nostoc cf. commune SO-36 genome:
- a CDS encoding DedA family protein — translation MSLELISLENIQEVAHTYGYWAIFLGILLENLGIPLPGETVTLVGGFLAGSDELNFWLVLSDAIMGAVIGGTCGYWIGRVSGWPFLVKVGSIFRISEVRLMSIKDQFSQNAAKAVFFGRFLALLRVFAAPLAGIAEMPFGKFFLYNFLGAVAWASLMVTLAFFAGKIVSLEQLVAWVGQFAIAALLILAALIVVPLWLESRQVKEVGGEE, via the coding sequence ATGTCTTTAGAGCTGATTTCACTAGAAAACATCCAGGAAGTCGCCCATACATACGGGTATTGGGCAATCTTTTTGGGAATTTTGCTAGAAAATTTAGGCATTCCCCTTCCTGGTGAAACCGTGACCTTAGTAGGCGGGTTTTTAGCTGGCAGCGATGAACTAAATTTCTGGCTGGTTCTCAGTGACGCAATTATGGGTGCTGTAATTGGTGGCACTTGTGGCTACTGGATTGGTAGAGTTAGCGGTTGGCCTTTTTTGGTAAAAGTTGGTAGCATCTTTCGGATTTCGGAAGTGCGACTAATGAGTATTAAAGATCAATTTAGTCAAAATGCTGCTAAAGCAGTCTTTTTTGGACGTTTTCTTGCATTGTTACGAGTTTTTGCTGCACCACTAGCTGGTATAGCCGAAATGCCCTTCGGAAAATTCTTTTTATACAACTTTTTAGGAGCAGTTGCTTGGGCTAGTTTGATGGTGACATTAGCTTTTTTTGCTGGCAAAATTGTCTCTTTAGAACAATTGGTTGCTTGGGTGGGTCAATTTGCGATCGCAGCGTTACTGATTCTCGCTGCCTTAATTGTTGTACCCCTGTGGTTAGAGTCTCGCCAAGTTAAAGAAGTGGGTGGTGAGGAGTAA